The following proteins come from a genomic window of Streptomyces sp. Sge12:
- a CDS encoding helix-turn-helix transcriptional regulator, giving the protein MKYGERQIDTPQGELGTGERSTRNRVARSILDHGPSTVADLAQRLGLTQAAVRRHLDTLVTDDVVEAREQRVYGARTRGRPAKVFALTDCGRDAFDQSYDTLAADALRWIAQSVGGGEQGEVAVAAFARARMETQAKAYREAVEAAAPQERTEALARALTADGYAATAKSAPGPHSGEQLCQHHCPVAHVAEQFPQLCEAETEVFSRLLGTHVQRLATIAHGDGVCTTFIPRSASTTQTDTSVSASTAGRNPA; this is encoded by the coding sequence ACACCCCTCAGGGGGAGCTCGGCACCGGGGAGCGGTCAACCCGCAACCGGGTGGCGCGCTCGATCCTGGACCACGGTCCGTCCACCGTCGCCGACCTCGCCCAGCGCCTCGGCCTCACCCAGGCCGCAGTCCGCCGCCACCTCGACACGCTCGTCACCGACGACGTGGTCGAAGCCCGCGAGCAGCGGGTCTACGGCGCGCGCACCAGGGGTCGGCCCGCCAAGGTCTTCGCGCTCACCGACTGCGGCCGCGACGCCTTCGACCAGTCCTACGACACGCTCGCCGCGGACGCCCTGCGCTGGATCGCGCAGTCGGTCGGCGGCGGTGAGCAGGGCGAGGTGGCCGTCGCCGCCTTCGCCCGGGCGCGGATGGAAACGCAGGCGAAGGCCTACCGGGAGGCCGTCGAGGCCGCCGCTCCGCAGGAGCGCACGGAGGCCCTTGCCAGGGCGTTGACCGCGGACGGGTACGCTGCTACGGCGAAGAGCGCTCCCGGTCCGCACAGCGGTGAACAGCTCTGCCAGCACCACTGCCCGGTCGCGCACGTCGCCGAGCAGTTCCCGCAGCTGTGCGAGGCGGAGACCGAGGTCTTCTCCCGCCTGCTCGGGACCCATGTGCAGCGCCTCGCCACGATCGCCCACGGCGACGGGGTGTGCACGACGTTCATTCCGCGTAGCGCGAGCACCACACAGACCGACACATCAGTATCTGCAAGTACGGCCGGGAGGAACCCCGCATGA
- the sufB gene encoding Fe-S cluster assembly protein SufB — MTTEIAHPELDGLGTYEYGWADSDAAGAAAKRGLSEDVVRDISAKKSEPEWMLNLRLKGLKLFDKKPMPNWGSDLSGIDFDNIKYFVRSTEKQAASWEDLPEDIKNTYDKLGIPEAEKQRLVAGVAAQYESEVVYHQIREDLEEQGVIFLDTDTALKEHPELFQEYFGTVIPVGDNKFASLNTAVWSGGSFIYVPKGVKVDIPLQAYFRINTENMGQFERTLIIVDEDAYVHYVEGCTAPIYSSDSLHSAVVEIIVKKGGRCRYTTIQNWSNNVYNLVTKRAVAYEGATMEWIDGNIGSKVTMKYPAVYLMGEHAKGETLSIAFAGEGQHQDAGSKMVHMAPHTSSNIVSKSVARGGGRTSYRGLVEIGEGAHGAKSNVLCDALLVDTISRSDTYPYVDVREDDVSMGHEATVSKVSDDQLFYLMSRGLTEFEAMAMIVRGFVEPIARELPMEYALELNRLIELQMEGSVG; from the coding sequence ATGACCACGGAGATCGCTCACCCTGAGCTCGATGGCCTGGGCACCTACGAATACGGCTGGGCCGACTCCGACGCGGCCGGTGCCGCTGCCAAGCGGGGTCTGTCCGAAGATGTCGTCCGCGACATCTCGGCGAAGAAGTCCGAGCCGGAGTGGATGCTCAACCTCCGCCTCAAGGGCCTGAAGCTGTTCGACAAGAAGCCCATGCCGAACTGGGGTTCCGACCTCTCGGGCATCGACTTCGACAACATCAAGTACTTCGTGCGTTCCACCGAGAAGCAGGCCGCTTCGTGGGAGGACCTGCCCGAGGACATCAAGAACACGTACGACAAGCTCGGCATCCCGGAGGCGGAGAAGCAGCGCCTCGTCGCCGGTGTCGCTGCCCAGTACGAGTCCGAAGTCGTCTACCACCAGATCCGTGAGGACCTGGAGGAGCAGGGCGTCATCTTCCTCGACACGGACACCGCGCTCAAGGAGCACCCTGAGCTCTTCCAGGAGTACTTCGGCACGGTCATCCCGGTCGGCGACAACAAGTTCGCGTCGCTGAACACCGCGGTGTGGTCCGGCGGCTCCTTCATCTACGTCCCCAAGGGCGTGAAGGTCGACATCCCGCTCCAGGCCTACTTCCGTATCAACACGGAGAACATGGGCCAGTTCGAGCGGACGCTGATCATCGTCGACGAGGACGCCTACGTCCACTACGTCGAGGGCTGCACCGCCCCGATCTACTCGTCGGACTCGCTGCACAGCGCCGTCGTCGAGATCATCGTCAAGAAGGGCGGCCGCTGCCGCTACACGACGATCCAGAACTGGTCGAACAACGTCTACAACCTGGTCACCAAGCGCGCCGTGGCGTACGAGGGCGCGACCATGGAGTGGATCGACGGCAACATCGGTTCCAAGGTCACCATGAAGTACCCGGCCGTCTACCTGATGGGCGAGCACGCCAAGGGCGAGACCCTGTCCATCGCCTTCGCGGGCGAGGGCCAGCACCAGGACGCCGGCTCCAAGATGGTGCACATGGCGCCGCACACCTCCTCGAACATCGTCTCCAAGTCGGTGGCCCGAGGCGGCGGCCGGACCTCCTACCGAGGCCTGGTCGAGATCGGCGAGGGCGCACACGGCGCGAAGTCCAACGTGCTCTGCGACGCGCTCCTGGTCGACACCATCTCGCGCTCGGACACGTACCCCTACGTGGACGTGCGCGAGGACGACGTCTCCATGGGCCATGAGGCCACGGTCTCCAAGGTCTCCGACGACCAGCTCTTCTACCTGATGAGCCGCGGTCTGACGGAGTTCGAGGCGATGGCCATGATCGTGCGCGGCTTCGTCGAGCCCATCGCGCGCGAGCTGCCCATGGAGTACGCCCTCGAGCTGAACCGGCTGATCGAGCTGCAGATGGAGGGTTCGGTCGGCTAG
- the sufD gene encoding Fe-S cluster assembly protein SufD encodes MAEAQNIPAGSTTAGAIAVAAESTVATRMSAPPSFDVADFPVPNGREEEWRFTPLARLKGLHDGTAVANGSMKAQIDAPEGVTVESVERGDARIGKAGTPVDRIAAQAFSSFAKATVVTVPKETVLTEPVRLALHGEGGTTFGHTVFDVQAFAEAVIVIDHTGDGVRAANVDFLVGDGAKLTVVSVQDWDDTAVHCSQHNTLVGRDATFKSIVITFGGDLVRIHPRVSYAGPGGEAELFGLYFTDAGQHQEHRLLVDHVAPHCKSNVVYKGALQGQDAHAVWIGDVLIEKTAEGTDTYEMNRNLVLTDGARVDSVPNLEIETGEIVGAGHASATGRFDDEQLFYLQARGIPADEARRLVVRGFFAELVQQIGVDDIEERLLTKIETELQGSV; translated from the coding sequence ATGGCTGAGGCTCAGAACATTCCGGCGGGTTCGACCACCGCCGGCGCGATCGCGGTGGCCGCCGAGTCCACTGTCGCCACCCGGATGAGTGCGCCCCCGTCCTTCGACGTGGCGGACTTCCCGGTTCCGAACGGCCGCGAGGAGGAGTGGCGGTTCACCCCGCTCGCCCGCCTCAAGGGCCTGCACGACGGCACCGCGGTCGCCAACGGCAGCATGAAGGCCCAGATCGACGCGCCCGAGGGCGTCACGGTCGAGTCGGTGGAGCGCGGGGACGCGCGCATCGGCAAGGCCGGCACCCCGGTGGACCGGATCGCCGCCCAGGCGTTCTCCTCCTTCGCCAAGGCCACGGTCGTCACCGTGCCCAAGGAGACGGTCCTCACCGAGCCGGTGCGCCTGGCGCTGCACGGCGAGGGCGGCACGACCTTCGGTCACACCGTCTTCGACGTCCAGGCCTTCGCCGAGGCCGTCATCGTCATCGACCACACCGGTGACGGCGTGCGCGCCGCCAACGTCGACTTCCTCGTCGGCGACGGCGCCAAGCTCACCGTCGTGTCCGTGCAGGACTGGGACGACACCGCCGTCCACTGCTCCCAGCACAACACGCTGGTCGGCCGCGACGCGACCTTCAAGTCGATCGTGATCACCTTCGGCGGCGACCTCGTCCGCATCCACCCGCGCGTGAGCTACGCCGGCCCGGGCGGCGAGGCCGAGCTGTTCGGCCTGTACTTCACCGACGCCGGCCAGCACCAGGAGCACCGCCTCCTCGTCGACCACGTCGCCCCGCACTGCAAGTCGAACGTGGTCTACAAGGGCGCGCTCCAGGGCCAGGACGCCCACGCCGTCTGGATCGGTGACGTGCTCATCGAGAAGACCGCCGAGGGCACCGACACCTACGAGATGAACCGCAACCTCGTCCTCACGGACGGCGCCCGGGTCGACTCGGTGCCGAACCTGGAGATCGAGACCGGCGAGATCGTCGGCGCCGGCCACGCCTCCGCGACCGGCCGCTTCGACGACGAGCAGCTCTTCTACCTGCAGGCCCGTGGCATCCCGGCCGACGAGGCCCGCCGCCTGGTCGTCCGCGGCTTCTTCGCGGAGCTCGTGCAGCAGATCGGTGTCGACGACATCGAGGAGCGCCTGCTCACCAAGATCGAGACCGAGCTCCAGGGTTCCGTCTGA
- a CDS encoding bifunctional 3-phenylpropionate/cinnamic acid dioxygenase ferredoxin subunit yields the protein MNYVKACALSELEEDTPKRVELDGTPVSIVSTEGEVFAINDICSHANVSLSEGEVEDCMIECWLHGSAFDLRTGKPSGLPATRPVPVYPVKIEGDDVLVSLTQES from the coding sequence ATGAATTACGTCAAGGCCTGTGCGCTCAGCGAGCTGGAGGAGGACACCCCGAAGCGGGTGGAACTCGACGGCACGCCGGTGTCCATCGTCTCCACCGAGGGGGAGGTGTTCGCGATCAACGACATCTGCTCGCACGCGAACGTCTCGCTCTCGGAGGGCGAGGTCGAAGACTGCATGATCGAGTGCTGGCTGCACGGGTCGGCCTTCGACCTGCGCACCGGCAAGCCCTCGGGTCTGCCCGCGACGCGCCCCGTACCCGTATACCCCGTAAAGATCGAAGGGGACGACGTGCTCGTCTCCCTCACCCAGGAGTCCTGA
- the sufC gene encoding Fe-S cluster assembly ATPase SufC — translation MATLEIHDLHVSVEAENGAREILKGVDLTVKQGETHAIMGPNGSGKSTLAYSLAGHPKYTITGGTVTLDGEDVLEMSVDERARAGLFLAMQYPVEVPGVSVSNFLRTSATAIRGEAPKLRTWVKEVKSAMEQLQMDPAFAERNVNEGFSGGEKKRHEILQLELLKPKIAILDETDSGLDVDALRIVSEGVNRVRETGEVGTLLITHYTRILRYIKPDFVHVFANGRIAESGGAELADQLEAEGYDKYVKGGATA, via the coding sequence ATGGCAACGCTTGAAATCCACGACCTGCACGTCTCCGTCGAGGCCGAGAACGGCGCCCGCGAGATCCTCAAGGGCGTCGACCTCACCGTCAAGCAGGGTGAGACGCACGCCATCATGGGTCCGAACGGCTCCGGCAAGTCCACCCTGGCGTACTCGCTCGCCGGTCACCCGAAGTACACCATCACCGGTGGCACCGTGACCCTCGACGGCGAGGACGTCCTGGAGATGTCCGTCGACGAGCGCGCCCGCGCCGGCCTCTTCCTCGCGATGCAGTACCCGGTCGAGGTCCCCGGTGTCTCGGTCTCCAACTTCCTGCGTACGTCGGCCACCGCCATCCGCGGCGAGGCGCCGAAGCTGCGTACCTGGGTGAAGGAGGTCAAGTCCGCGATGGAGCAGCTCCAGATGGACCCGGCCTTCGCCGAGCGCAACGTCAACGAGGGCTTCTCCGGCGGTGAGAAGAAGCGCCACGAGATCCTGCAGCTGGAGCTCCTGAAGCCGAAGATCGCGATCCTCGACGAGACCGACTCCGGCCTGGACGTCGACGCGCTGCGCATCGTCTCCGAGGGCGTCAACCGCGTCCGCGAGACCGGCGAGGTCGGCACCCTGCTGATCACCCACTACACGCGCATCCTGCGCTACATCAAGCCCGACTTCGTGCACGTGTTCGCGAACGGTCGTATCGCCGAGTCCGGTGGCGCCGAGCTCGCCGACCAGCTGGAGGCCGAGGGCTACGACAAGTACGTGAAGGGTGGCGCGACCGCGTGA
- a CDS encoding cysteine desulfurase, with the protein MTQLPGLLDIEAIRKDFPLLDRVVHDGKKIVYLDNAATSQKPRQVLDALNEYYEQHNANVHRGVHVLAEEATALYEGARDKVAAFINAPSRDEVIFTKNASESLNLVANMLGWADEPYRVDRETEIAITEMEHHSNIVPWQLLSQRTGAKLKWFGLTDDGRLDLSNIEEVITEKTKIVSFTLVSNIMGTVNPVEAIVRRAQDVGALVLIDASQAAPHMPLDVQALGADFVAFTGHKMCGPTGIGVLWGRQELLEDLPPFLGGGEMIETVSMHASTYAPAPHKFEAGTPPIAQAVGLGAAVDYLTAIGMDKIAAHEHAITEYAIKRLAEVPDLRIIGPTTAEDRGAAISFVLGDIHPHDVGQVLDEQGIAVRVGHHCARPVCLRYGIPATTRASFYLYSSPAEVDALIDGLEHVRNFFG; encoded by the coding sequence GTGACACAGCTGCCTGGCCTCCTCGACATCGAGGCGATCCGCAAGGACTTCCCCCTGCTGGATCGTGTGGTCCACGACGGGAAGAAGATCGTTTACCTGGACAACGCGGCGACCTCCCAGAAGCCGCGCCAGGTGCTCGACGCGCTGAACGAGTACTACGAGCAGCACAACGCCAACGTCCACCGTGGCGTGCACGTGCTCGCCGAGGAGGCCACGGCGCTGTACGAGGGCGCCCGCGACAAGGTCGCCGCCTTCATCAACGCGCCGAGCCGCGACGAGGTGATCTTCACCAAGAACGCCTCGGAGTCGCTCAACCTGGTCGCGAACATGCTCGGCTGGGCGGACGAGCCCTACCGGGTCGACCGCGAGACCGAGATCGCCATCACGGAGATGGAGCACCACTCCAACATCGTGCCGTGGCAGCTGCTCTCGCAGCGCACCGGCGCCAAGCTGAAGTGGTTCGGCCTCACCGACGACGGCCGGCTCGACCTGTCCAACATCGAAGAGGTCATCACGGAGAAGACGAAGATCGTCTCCTTCACGCTGGTCTCCAACATCATGGGCACGGTCAACCCGGTCGAGGCGATCGTCCGGCGCGCCCAGGACGTCGGCGCCCTCGTGCTGATCGACGCCTCCCAGGCCGCCCCGCACATGCCGCTGGACGTGCAGGCGCTCGGCGCCGACTTCGTGGCCTTCACCGGTCACAAGATGTGCGGTCCGACCGGCATCGGCGTCCTGTGGGGCCGCCAGGAGCTCCTGGAGGACCTGCCCCCGTTCCTCGGTGGCGGCGAGATGATCGAGACCGTGTCGATGCACGCCTCGACCTACGCCCCGGCACCCCACAAGTTCGAGGCGGGTACGCCCCCGATCGCCCAGGCCGTCGGCCTCGGCGCGGCCGTGGACTACCTGACCGCGATCGGCATGGACAAGATCGCCGCGCACGAGCACGCGATCACGGAGTACGCGATCAAGCGCCTCGCCGAGGTGCCCGACCTGCGGATCATCGGCCCCACCACGGCCGAGGACCGCGGGGCCGCGATCTCCTTCGTCCTGGGTGACATCCACCCGCACGACGTCGGCCAGGTGCTCGACGAGCAGGGCATCGCGGTCCGCGTGGGACACCACTGCGCGCGCCCCGTCTGCCTGCGCTACGGAATTCCTGCGACGACGCGAGCGTCGTTCTACCTGTACTCCTCTCCGGCCGAGGTCGACGCGCTGATCGACGGGCTGGAGCACGTACGGAACTTCTTCGGCTGA
- the sufU gene encoding Fe-S cluster assembly sulfur transfer protein SufU, with product MKLDSMYQELILDHYKHPHGRGLRDGDAEVHHVNPTCGDEITLRVKYDGETLTDVSYEGQGCSISQASASVLNELLVGKELAEAQKIQGVFLEMMQSKGKIEPDEAMEEVLEDAVAFVGVSKYPARVKCALLSWMAWKDATAQALGSAERKTA from the coding sequence GTGAAGCTGGATTCGATGTACCAGGAACTGATCCTGGACCACTACAAGCACCCGCACGGGCGTGGCCTGCGCGACGGCGACGCCGAGGTGCACCACGTCAATCCGACGTGCGGTGACGAGATCACGCTGCGCGTGAAGTACGACGGCGAGACGTTGACCGACGTCTCCTACGAGGGCCAGGGCTGCTCGATCAGCCAGGCCAGCGCGTCCGTACTGAACGAGCTGCTCGTGGGCAAGGAACTGGCCGAGGCACAGAAGATCCAGGGAGTCTTCCTGGAGATGATGCAGTCCAAGGGCAAGATCGAGCCCGACGAGGCCATGGAGGAGGTGCTGGAGGACGCGGTCGCGTTCGTCGGCGTCTCCAAGTACCCGGCTCGTGTGAAGTGTGCTCTGCTGAGCTGGATGGCGTGGAAGGACGCGACGGCCCAGGCTCTGGGCAGCGCGGAGAGGAAGACGGCATGA
- a CDS encoding metal-sulfur cluster assembly factor, whose protein sequence is MTENATPEASIKPATEEEVREALYDVVDPELGIDVVNLGLIYGIHIDDANIATLDMTLTSAACPLTDVIEDQAKSATDGIVNELRINWVWMPPWGPDKITDDGREQLRALGFNV, encoded by the coding sequence ATGACCGAGAACGCGACGCCCGAGGCGTCGATCAAGCCGGCCACCGAGGAAGAGGTCCGCGAGGCCCTCTACGACGTGGTCGACCCCGAGCTGGGCATCGACGTCGTCAACCTGGGCCTGATCTACGGCATCCACATCGACGACGCCAACATCGCCACCCTCGACATGACGCTGACGTCGGCGGCCTGCCCGCTGACGGACGTCATCGAGGACCAGGCGAAGTCGGCGACGGACGGCATCGTGAACGAGCTCCGGATCAACTGGGTCTGGATGCCGCCGTGGGGCCCGGACAAGATCACCGACGACGGCCGCGAGCAGCTGCGCGCACTCGGCTTCAACGTCTGA
- a CDS encoding DMT family transporter, with translation MPYVMLAAAIAAEVAGTTAMKYSDGFTKLWPSLGTLLGYVIAFTLLAQTLKSMSVGTAYAIWAGVGTAAIAAIGMVFLGEAATAAKIAGIALVIAGVVLLNLGGAH, from the coding sequence ATGCCCTACGTCATGCTTGCCGCGGCCATCGCCGCCGAGGTCGCCGGAACCACCGCGATGAAGTACAGCGACGGCTTCACGAAACTGTGGCCGTCGCTGGGCACCCTGCTCGGCTACGTCATCGCCTTCACCCTGCTCGCGCAGACGCTGAAGTCGATGTCGGTCGGCACGGCGTACGCCATATGGGCGGGCGTCGGCACCGCCGCGATCGCCGCGATCGGCATGGTGTTCCTGGGGGAGGCGGCCACCGCCGCCAAGATCGCCGGGATCGCCCTGGTGATAGCAGGAGTGGTCCTGCTGAATCTCGGCGGGGCCCACTGA
- a CDS encoding TetR/AcrR family transcriptional regulator, with translation MPSGARRYDPDRRQRIIDAAIRVVGDRGIAGLSHRSVAAEADVPLGSTTYHFKTLDDLLVAALHQANEGFAQAVAGSAALADPDADLAAALARLLGKLLAADRGRVELEYELYLAALRRPALRPVAAQWCEASAAALTPRTDPVTARALVAAMDGIGLQVLLTDTAYDEAYAREVLRRILRQD, from the coding sequence ATGCCCTCCGGCGCGCGGCGCTACGACCCGGACCGGCGCCAGCGGATCATCGACGCGGCGATCAGGGTGGTGGGCGACCGGGGCATCGCGGGGCTGAGCCACCGCAGCGTCGCGGCGGAGGCCGACGTACCGCTCGGGTCGACGACCTACCACTTCAAGACGCTGGACGACCTGCTGGTCGCCGCGCTGCACCAGGCCAACGAGGGCTTCGCGCAGGCGGTGGCCGGCTCGGCCGCGCTGGCCGACCCGGACGCGGACCTCGCCGCGGCCCTGGCCCGCCTGCTCGGGAAGCTCCTGGCGGCGGACCGGGGCCGGGTGGAGCTGGAGTACGAGCTCTACCTCGCGGCCCTGCGCCGCCCGGCGCTGCGGCCGGTGGCGGCGCAGTGGTGCGAGGCGTCCGCGGCGGCGCTGACTCCGCGGACCGACCCGGTGACGGCGCGGGCCCTGGTGGCGGCGATGGACGGGATCGGCCTCCAGGTCCTGCTGACGGACACCGCCTACGACGAGGCGTACGCCCGCGAGGTGCTGCGGCGGATCCTGCGTCAGGACTGA
- a CDS encoding winged helix-turn-helix transcriptional regulator — protein MAQRTHLGDADCAIAQALDVVGDWWTLLIVRDAARGLHRFDEFQRELGMSRKVLAERLKLLVEAGVLTREPYQERPVRHAYRLTPRGRGLLPVLVALQDWGDTWVLGEGEMTATTGEASREAERVHALRGTRVPPLVLPDRFGGLSDPVADTPFTVLYCFPGAYARAESYPPGWAGIPGAKGCTFESCTYRDQLAEFTAAGATVHGVSAQRPDEQREFAEHERLRFPLLSDADLALTAALRLPTFRTAGTSRLKRLTLVIDRDRTVREVIYPIQDIEASVQAALAAVRTAAGTADTGAAADTGASAAADPAQS, from the coding sequence ATGGCCCAGCGCACACACCTCGGCGACGCGGACTGCGCCATCGCCCAGGCCCTCGATGTGGTGGGTGACTGGTGGACGCTGCTGATCGTGCGCGACGCCGCGCGCGGCTTGCACCGCTTCGACGAGTTCCAGCGCGAGCTGGGGATGTCCCGCAAGGTGCTGGCGGAGCGGCTCAAGCTGCTCGTCGAGGCCGGGGTGCTGACGCGCGAGCCGTACCAGGAGCGCCCGGTGCGGCACGCATACCGGCTGACCCCGCGCGGGCGGGGGCTGCTGCCCGTCCTGGTGGCCCTCCAGGACTGGGGAGACACCTGGGTCCTGGGAGAGGGAGAGATGACGGCGACGACGGGCGAGGCCTCGCGCGAGGCGGAACGGGTGCACGCGCTGCGGGGTACGCGGGTGCCGCCGCTGGTCCTGCCGGACCGTTTCGGCGGACTGAGCGACCCGGTGGCGGACACCCCGTTCACGGTCCTGTACTGCTTCCCGGGCGCGTACGCGCGCGCCGAGTCCTACCCGCCCGGCTGGGCCGGGATCCCGGGCGCCAAGGGCTGTACGTTCGAGTCGTGCACGTACCGCGACCAGCTCGCGGAGTTCACCGCGGCAGGGGCGACCGTGCACGGGGTGTCGGCCCAGCGCCCCGACGAGCAGCGGGAGTTCGCGGAGCATGAGCGGCTGCGGTTCCCGCTGCTGTCGGACGCGGACCTGGCGCTGACGGCCGCGCTGCGCCTGCCGACGTTCCGCACGGCGGGCACGAGCCGGCTCAAGCGGCTGACGCTGGTGATCGACCGCGACCGCACGGTCCGCGAGGTGATCTACCCGATCCAGGACATCGAGGCGAGCGTGCAGGCCGCTCTCGCCGCCGTCCGCACGGCCGCGGGCACGGCGGACACAGGAGCCGCCGCGGACACGGGAGCCTCGGCCGCCGCGGATCCGGCTCAGTCCTGA
- a CDS encoding MFS transporter, whose amino-acid sequence MLQGFKGVPRAVWMLSPGVFVNAVSSFTFVFVFVYLTGPRGLSVTEAGLVTGIGGIGLIAGNFTGGGYGDRFGHRRVLLIASALAGGALTLLPLMPTSALYAALPLAQYALGAIRSANAALVAVIVPEGARRQAFAVVRCVSNGGFTLGPPLGALIATGLSYDWLFVADGVGTLFFALWTARVVPARSAARAPAAAPDGGLGRGAWGELRARPAVLVLLGAILVVDVVYRQQYSTFPVHLADHGLDTGAYGLILALNGAVILVLELPAAVALRARPPLRVVGVGLLLVGAGYGALLLGTGVATAVVMMVLLSLGEILYKTPATAYVADQAPAHAIGLYQSLYAGVSVSGVVLGPPLGGALYSAAPGLLWPLCVVLAAGAGAAVLWAHAEQQRRAARPARPAHETGSQPKAVAG is encoded by the coding sequence ATGCTGCAAGGGTTCAAAGGGGTGCCGAGAGCGGTCTGGATGCTCTCGCCGGGCGTGTTCGTCAACGCCGTGTCCAGCTTCACCTTCGTCTTCGTCTTCGTGTACCTGACCGGCCCGCGCGGCCTCTCCGTCACCGAGGCCGGCCTGGTCACCGGAATCGGCGGCATCGGCCTGATCGCGGGCAACTTCACCGGCGGCGGCTACGGAGACCGCTTCGGCCACCGCCGTGTCCTGCTCATCGCCTCGGCCCTCGCCGGCGGCGCCCTCACCCTGCTGCCCCTGATGCCCACGAGCGCGCTCTACGCCGCCCTGCCGCTGGCCCAGTACGCCCTCGGGGCGATCCGCTCCGCCAACGCGGCGCTCGTCGCCGTGATCGTCCCGGAAGGGGCGCGCCGCCAGGCCTTCGCCGTCGTCCGCTGCGTCTCCAACGGCGGCTTCACCCTCGGCCCGCCGCTCGGCGCGCTGATCGCGACCGGCCTCTCCTACGACTGGCTCTTCGTCGCCGACGGCGTCGGCACCCTCTTCTTCGCGCTGTGGACCGCCCGGGTCGTTCCGGCGCGCAGCGCGGCACGCGCCCCCGCCGCGGCCCCGGACGGGGGTCTGGGCCGCGGCGCATGGGGAGAACTCAGGGCCAGGCCCGCCGTCCTCGTCCTGCTGGGCGCGATCCTGGTGGTCGACGTCGTCTACCGCCAGCAGTACTCGACCTTCCCGGTCCACCTCGCCGACCACGGCCTCGACACCGGCGCCTACGGGCTGATCCTCGCCCTCAACGGCGCCGTCATCCTCGTCCTGGAACTGCCGGCCGCCGTCGCCCTGCGGGCCCGCCCGCCGCTGCGCGTCGTCGGCGTCGGACTCCTGCTCGTCGGCGCCGGGTACGGGGCGCTGCTGCTCGGGACCGGGGTCGCGACGGCCGTCGTGATGATGGTGCTGCTGAGCCTCGGCGAGATCCTCTACAAGACCCCCGCCACGGCCTACGTCGCCGACCAGGCGCCCGCGCACGCCATCGGGCTGTACCAGAGCCTGTACGCCGGGGTGTCGGTCAGCGGCGTCGTACTCGGCCCGCCACTCGGCGGAGCGCTGTACTCCGCCGCGCCCGGCCTGCTGTGGCCGCTGTGCGTCGTGCTGGCGGCGGGGGCGGGCGCGGCGGTCCTGTGGGCCCACGCCGAGCAGCAGCGGAGGGCGGCGCGACCCGCGCGACCGGCACATGAGACCGGTTCGCAACCGAAGGCCGTCGCCGGTTAG